CTTCAGTTCATTGTAACCATTGACCGTGTttggttgccaggtcgccaaacctactagccggacagaccagccagtttgccCGGACATTttggtagaaaggtcggacaccctatattatttaaaattttgtctcagtattaataagtacactctcgtttgggaaatctAAAAAGCTTAACAAAAGCCGTACaactgtttattttggccgaacacgcaatcaaaaagcctacctatgtccggctttatccagacgcctggcaacgctaatCGTGGCTAAACATTACAACGCAAATTCCTTAACACGGCGTAGTGATAATACTTCTAGGAAGagctaaaaataatctacttcCAATTTATCAATAATGTACGATAAGGTAAATAGctattgtatattaaaaatgtcttccaagtatttaaatcaaacaataacattatcaATTCATGTAAATATATCGGTATGATAACCTCCATTGTCGTATGTAGTTACAATTTTACCATCCCTTTTATacactttgaaaaaacagaaatatgaaTAGTGTAAcagcaaataaaaaacttttttcaaatatcgtGGCGGCTCAAGGTCATCGGTGCGCTGCGTAGTTCTTTTCCCTCGCACTCGCATCCCACAACGCCACGCTACGCTACATGAAAAATTGTGTTCTACGCAGTGACTCGCAAGAATTTAAAAGCCGCCAAGAtatatgaaaacttttttaacagtggtagaatCTGCAGCATTAGTTGCAGCTGGAATGACCCGCTTGTAATAATacatagaagacaggcgttAGGTGAAAGTAATTTCAAGTACAGTCAGGGTGAGTGTGGGTGCCTAATTTCAGTACTCAAACCTTTAGCCAAAAAGCCTCAAAGCTTGACAAACGTATCATTCGATATAATGGAATTGTaatgaaatgttattattttttaattgataaaaattgttttcttaattgctccattttcttttttcatcaCAAAGTTCTTACATAACTCGTcttgttgtttataaaatcaatattgatcagatatataaacaaatacgCTGAGTGTTGCCCGCATGGTTCATTGTAACTAGCAAGGTTCATAGCATCGTTATCAGTCGGGGAATACGGAATATCATCGACCTACAATCTTCGGTGCAATGGAATCAAGAATATCcacatttctattttaatcaaaaataagtCTTATTGTTAATCTATTAACCCAGATAAGCCTACTGTCCTATATTTAGGacagtagaaataaaaaaaaatatcagaataCCTTCTTTATCTAAGATTATTTAGTCTTATGATTTGCAGTAAGAAACGTGTCagctttattagaaaaaataaaaagacagttattttaacagtttttacCTCATATTTTACCTTATAAGTGTGTAATAAAAGTGCGTTGCAGACATGGCAAATGACAGGTatgtataaaaagttatattttactcgtgagttgtttttttctgtgtTAATATCTAGTTGATAACCTTAACttttgtactaaataaatgttctagcaaaataatataaataaattacgtatAACTTCTTACAAATACTAGCGTACTATATATAGGACAGTAGGATAATATACATGATTTTAGTACAATAATACAACTTTTTCTTTACAGACCGTTAGCTGCGCATGAAATTTTAGATGCTTTAGAAAATGTTTCTGATAATGAAGAAGATTATAGAGAACGACTGATATGTATTCTACCTCCTCCTGTTGATCCTGACTGTCTCACTGACGAAGATTCGGGTGAAGAAGATAATGTAACTATGAATAATTTACCACGAAACATTCTGCTTCAACCGGCTGAAGTAATGATTCAAGGGCAGATTATGGTGAGTGATACAGAAGAAGAACCTTCTGATTCTACAGGTCGAACTAAACGTAGGCGGTACCTACGCATGGAGAAAACGGGACTTGGCAAAAAATCCCGTGAATTGGCTAGATGTTCAAGGCGCTTGCCAAGATTACCGAATTGGTATACGAGGTAAGAAATGGTACATGCCGTTGCTCACACACATGATTGATCTTGCCGAACATAATGCATGgcagttatataaaataaatcatggaAAACTGGATCATCTTGGCTTTCGCAGAAGGGTAGCAATTGCTTTGATTGAATCAAACAGAAAAAATGCCAAAAGAGGGCCTAGCCGACCCTCCCATCATGAACATGCTGATAGTCGTAAAGACCAAATGAATCATCTGGTTATTCCTCAATCGCAGCAAACACACTGTCGTCAATGtcacaaaaaatgtttgacaCGTTGCAAGAAATGTGATGTTGGAGTGTGTGTCAAGTGTTTTGAAACATATCATTCATAAATAGTGTTAATCtagtaaattacatataacaataggTAATATAATCAATAGTTATCTAATAAACTACACTTTTTGATTACATTCTGTTTTGTCATAAATGGTCTTTTATTTCCTCTTATTATCCTACTGTCCTACATATAGGACGGCTGTTTCCCTGAAAGCCttacacttaatttttttttcataattttttttatgttgcatAAGatctaataaactaaataatgtaacttttttcaaaattttcagAAAATTTTAGTTTCAGGCTTATCTGGGTTAAAGCTTAATTTcgatttttaatatctatattgtaaaaaaaagtgaagttCTAAGAATCTGTAATTGCTAATGTTTTGTATTAGAAGAATTTTTTCGATAGATttcagttattatttaaaagttacttttctttacaaaaaacttaattagtagcgtatgtgttctaccagatgATGTTCCACATAGGTGCCTAgttttatcgagatccgttgagccgttttgcaGATATCTTctatcaaacatccatacatccaaactttcgcatttataatattagtaagatatgtacGCTTAAGAAAAACGTTCtaattttttccttcataAATCAAAAAGATGTTGTAAAGATGAAATGCGTAGTATTCCATCAAATTAACATATACATCTTGTTAACATGTTACAAACTAGTGTAAACACAATTACATACGTAACATCACATTACACGgtcaaatttaaaatcgaaGTCATTGTAAAACGCTAAATTAGTAAAACCTCCAATTAGATAGTTCTCAGAAAAAAGtgagatttaaaatttgacgAACAGATGGTTGTATTCtgctttatttttgtacttattGTTCCAAATTCGATTCGAGTTCATTGTTAGCTCTTGTAGTTATAAACGTCTGCTACTGAACTAATAACTGAACTAGAACCACATCACGCGTTCTTCTATGTGGTCGTTGTGTTTCACCGGTCGATCCGGCCTATTGGTGTTAAAGTGTTTATCTGTAATCTAAATATTTCTGCTTTGTATTTgaacttaatttattgtttttatctaCCTATAtccttattatattattgcGCAGTcatcattatattttactttataaaactgCGTGTTGCGTGACGCGCGAATCCAGACTGATAATGTCTGATAACATGTTTGTTTATGTATCTTAAGAGCAATTTATTGATCCCTGATTGGTATCAACattttcgtaatttttataagtccTTTCTAACGATAGATAAACTATGGAAACCTTTGTATAATGGTTTCAATGGATATGAGTTctcacttgacgcctgtcttctttatggtcgtagtatttcaccgggcgagtcaattcgtgcaacagatgttgctagcgtctaccactgttgatGTAGTTGCTTAGTTGGGTTTGTTTACTcttgcataaaatataatcattataacacttaatataaatatcgcAACAGACGTATggcaaacattaatttatagcACGTGTTGTGTTATCTATTTGATAAGAAAGATGGCGCCCATGTGCCCATTATCATTTATCAACATTACTATTCCTACGTGGTCAAGTATCTAAAATCAACTCTTATCCCCAATTATGACGTAGATACATTATCTTCAGCTCATTCTTGTCCCCAATCGCTGCCCCGTCGGGACTGAGCTTACTAGGGTTGCTAGGCCTGAGTCAAACACTGGCCTAGTGTGGGTTGgtcgacttcacacatatctttgaataacTCCTcagataaatatatgtataaatccCATCATTAAGTTTTCCTTCATTGGAAGAAGGTACAATCAGATCCTTTTGTGGTGTTtcatttacagaaaaaaatcttttgatcCTTGCAAAAGATAAACTCTGCCACTctgctaaatttaaataaagaaatacaataaacacAGAAATTAGTTGTATACCACTGATCGACCTTTATTCGTTCAGACACAAAAGCTGTGTCCTATTGGTAATTGTTCTGCCGTCTCAATTCTTAAGAAACAGTCAAACGACTGTCGCTTTTAAGGTGGAAAATCTCTACATttgccaaaatagcgaagtgtcCGCTGTCCAGagccatttattttaataactattctGATGGGATTGTAATTGGCCACTAGAATAttattcctaaaaaaaatcttgtttttttttataagagaagggggcaatcGAGCAGCGGGAataccaaggtgttcatcgacgcccatggacatctgcaata
This genomic window from Papilio machaon chromosome 25, ilPapMach1.1, whole genome shotgun sequence contains:
- the LOC106707613 gene encoding piggyBac transposable element-derived protein 3, whose translation is MANDRPLAAHEILDALENVSDNEEDYRERLICILPPPVDPDCLTDEDSGEEDNVTMNNLPRNILLQPAEVMIQGQIMVSDTEEEPSDSTGRTKRRRYLRMEKTGLGKKSRELARCSRRLPRLPNWYTR